The proteins below come from a single Mucilaginibacter mali genomic window:
- a CDS encoding GxxExxY protein, translating into MKVHNTLGNGFQEVIYQRCLAIELAEAGVSFVREQEHTIFYNGIEVGTRRADFVVEGRLSVELKAIINLEDVHLAQAKNYTIAYDFPIGLLINFGSQSLQYKLIFNPKYNIKINNN; encoded by the coding sequence ATGAAAGTGCACAACACGTTAGGTAACGGCTTTCAGGAAGTTATTTATCAAAGGTGTTTAGCAATTGAACTGGCGGAGGCAGGCGTAAGTTTTGTTCGAGAACAAGAGCATACAATATTTTATAACGGAATAGAAGTTGGCACAAGAAGAGCAGATTTTGTTGTTGAAGGCAGATTATCGGTAGAATTAAAAGCGATTATTAATTTGGAAGATGTCCATTTAGCACAAGCAAAGAACTACACGATTGCATATGATTTTCCGATTGGACTGTTAATAAACTTCGGAAGTCAAAGCCTACAATACAAACTGATATTTAATCCGAAATACAATATAAAGATTAACAATAATTAG
- the leuC gene encoding 3-isopropylmalate dehydratase large subunit — protein sequence MGQTLFDKIWDAHVVSSAEGFPDILYIDTHFIHEVTSPQAFDGLRTRGLPVFRPKQTVATADHNVPTWDQHLPIKEALSRYQVDMLTKNCAEFGIELYGLGHPFQGIVHVIGPELGITRPGGTYVCGDSHTSTHGAFGAIAFGIGTSQVEQVLATQCLLQSRPKRMKIEVNGKLQKGVGAKDIILYIISKISAAGGTGYAVEYAGDTIRSLSMEGRMTICNMSIEMGARCGLIAPDETTINYVKGREFAPKGEDWDKAVAYWQTLYSDEDAQFDSVLSFDAADIEPMITYGTNPGMGIGVTQNVPATADIEKAEQPSYTKALNYMGIHDAEPLLGKPVDYVFIGSCTNSRIEDLRQVAEFVKGKHKADNVTVWVVPGSKQVQEQAIREGLDKVFEAAGFPLREPGCSACLGMNEDKIPAGKYCVSTSNRNFEGRQGPNSRTFLASPLTAAASAITGVVTDIREFLSESEFAEL from the coding sequence ATGGGACAAACATTATTTGATAAGATCTGGGATGCGCATGTCGTCAGCAGCGCGGAGGGCTTCCCGGACATATTGTATATCGACACACACTTCATCCACGAGGTTACCAGTCCACAGGCATTTGATGGGCTGCGTACACGTGGATTACCTGTTTTCAGGCCAAAACAAACCGTAGCAACGGCCGATCATAACGTGCCTACCTGGGACCAGCACCTGCCCATTAAGGAGGCGCTTTCGCGTTACCAGGTAGATATGCTGACCAAAAATTGCGCGGAATTTGGCATTGAACTTTACGGCCTGGGCCACCCTTTCCAGGGCATTGTACACGTAATTGGCCCCGAACTGGGCATTACCCGCCCGGGTGGCACTTATGTGTGCGGCGATAGCCATACTTCTACCCACGGTGCTTTCGGCGCTATCGCGTTCGGTATCGGCACATCGCAGGTAGAGCAGGTATTGGCTACCCAGTGTTTACTGCAATCGCGCCCTAAGCGCATGAAGATAGAGGTGAACGGTAAACTGCAAAAAGGTGTAGGCGCCAAGGATATCATCCTGTATATCATCTCTAAGATATCGGCCGCGGGCGGTACCGGCTATGCCGTTGAATACGCCGGCGATACCATCCGCTCGCTGAGCATGGAAGGCCGTATGACCATCTGCAACATGAGCATCGAAATGGGTGCCCGTTGCGGTTTGATAGCACCGGACGAAACCACCATTAACTACGTAAAAGGCCGCGAATTTGCCCCTAAAGGCGAAGATTGGGACAAAGCCGTAGCTTACTGGCAAACATTATATAGCGACGAGGACGCGCAGTTTGACAGCGTACTAAGTTTTGATGCGGCCGATATAGAGCCGATGATCACCTATGGTACCAACCCCGGTATGGGTATTGGCGTTACGCAGAACGTACCGGCTACTGCCGATATCGAGAAAGCCGAACAGCCATCGTACACCAAAGCCCTTAACTACATGGGCATTCACGATGCCGAACCGCTTTTAGGCAAACCTGTTGATTATGTTTTTATAGGCAGTTGCACCAACTCGCGCATTGAAGACCTGCGCCAGGTAGCCGAATTTGTAAAAGGCAAACACAAGGCCGATAACGTGACCGTTTGGGTTGTCCCCGGATCGAAACAAGTTCAGGAACAAGCTATCCGCGAAGGTTTGGATAAGGTGTTTGAAGCCGCCGGTTTCCCACTGCGGGAGCCAGGCTGTAGCGCCTGCTTAGGTATGAACGAGGATAAGATACCAGCAGGTAAATATTGCGTATCTACATCTAACCGCAACTTCGAGGGGCGCCAGGGGCCGAATTCAAGGACTTTCCTTGCGAGTCCGCTTACTGCGGCTGCATCGGCAATTACTGGTGTAGTAACTGATATCCGCGAATTTCTGTCTGAATCAGAATTTGCAGAATTATAG
- the ilvC gene encoding ketol-acid reductoisomerase produces the protein MAKLNFGGTEENVVTREEFPLSKAQDVLKNETVAVIGYGVQGPGQALNQKDNGINVIVGQRKNSKTWDKAIADGFVPGETLFEIEEALERGTIICYLLSDAAQIALWPTVKKHLTPGKALYFSHGFGITFNEQTGIVPPADVDVFLVAPKGSGTSLRRMFLQGRGLNSSYAIFQDATGNAFERVIALGIAVGSGYLFETNFKKEVYSDLTGERGTLMGCIQGIFAAQYEVLRANGHTPSEAFNETVEELTQSLMPLVAENGMDWMYANCSTTAQRGALDWWKKFRDATKPVFEDLYKSVATGFESQRSIDSNSQPDYREKLDAELKELRDSELWQAGKTVRSLRPENQAVEA, from the coding sequence ATGGCAAAATTAAATTTCGGCGGTACTGAAGAAAATGTAGTGACCCGCGAAGAGTTCCCGCTATCAAAAGCACAGGACGTACTGAAAAATGAAACTGTAGCGGTTATCGGTTACGGTGTTCAAGGTCCGGGCCAGGCGCTTAACCAAAAAGATAACGGTATTAACGTTATTGTTGGTCAGCGTAAAAACTCAAAAACCTGGGATAAAGCTATTGCTGATGGCTTCGTTCCCGGCGAGACCCTTTTTGAGATAGAAGAAGCTTTAGAGCGCGGTACCATTATCTGCTACCTGCTGAGCGATGCCGCCCAGATCGCCTTATGGCCAACTGTTAAAAAACACTTAACCCCGGGCAAAGCCCTTTATTTCTCGCATGGCTTCGGTATCACTTTTAACGAGCAGACCGGCATCGTTCCGCCTGCCGATGTTGACGTGTTCCTGGTTGCACCTAAAGGTTCTGGCACTTCACTACGTCGTATGTTCCTGCAGGGCCGTGGGTTGAACTCAAGCTACGCTATCTTCCAGGATGCTACCGGTAATGCTTTCGAGCGTGTTATCGCTTTAGGTATCGCCGTAGGCAGCGGTTACCTTTTCGAAACCAACTTCAAAAAAGAAGTATACAGCGACTTGACCGGCGAGCGTGGTACATTGATGGGTTGTATCCAGGGTATCTTCGCTGCACAGTACGAAGTATTGCGCGCCAATGGCCACACCCCGTCTGAAGCATTCAACGAAACTGTTGAGGAACTGACCCAATCGTTAATGCCATTGGTTGCCGAGAACGGTATGGATTGGATGTATGCCAACTGCTCTACCACCGCTCAGCGTGGTGCTTTAGATTGGTGGAAAAAATTCCGTGACGCTACCAAACCGGTATTTGAAGACCTGTACAAAAGCGTTGCTACCGGTTTTGAATCGCAAAGATCAATTGACTCTAACAGCCAGCCAGATTACCGCGAGAAACTGGATGCCGAACTTAAAGAATTACGCGACAGCGAATTATGGCAAGCCGGTAAAACTGTACGCAGCTTACGCCCTGAGAACCAGGCTGTAGAAGCGTAA
- the ilvN gene encoding acetolactate synthase small subunit, giving the protein MSDQNNKNTNDSLSSGEGRSEVKQEFNITVYTENQIGLLNRIAIIFTRRKINIDSLNTSPSEIDKIHRFNIVITEHEDVVRKLCRQIEKQVEVLKVYYHTNADVIWQELALYKVSTDVIAEQVSVERLLRENGARAVVIRKDYTVFETTGHREETDALIKILQPYGLIEFVRSARVAIIKDSEGFNAKLREFERLEPGEDVIENEYLNQGQKVFSM; this is encoded by the coding sequence ATGAGCGATCAAAATAACAAAAACACAAATGACTCCCTCTCCTCTGGAGAGGGCCGGAGTGAGGTGAAACAGGAATTTAACATTACGGTATATACAGAGAACCAGATCGGTTTGCTAAACCGTATTGCCATTATATTTACCCGCCGCAAGATCAATATCGACAGCCTGAATACTTCTCCGTCGGAGATAGATAAAATTCACCGTTTCAATATCGTGATCACCGAGCACGAGGACGTGGTGCGCAAACTTTGCCGCCAGATAGAAAAACAGGTAGAGGTGCTGAAAGTATACTATCATACCAATGCCGATGTAATTTGGCAGGAACTGGCCCTTTACAAAGTATCTACCGATGTAATTGCCGAGCAGGTAAGCGTTGAGCGTTTACTGCGCGAGAACGGCGCCCGCGCGGTAGTGATCCGTAAAGATTATACCGTATTTGAAACCACCGGCCACCGGGAAGAAACCGATGCGCTGATCAAAATCCTTCAACCTTATGGACTGATCGAATTTGTTCGCAGTGCCCGCGTTGCCATCATCAAAGATAGTGAAGGCTTCAACGCCAAACTGCGCGAGTTTGAAAGGTTAGAACCGGGTGAAGATGTGATAGAAAATGAGTATTTGAACCAGGGGCAAAAGGTGTTTTCGATGTAA
- the ilvB gene encoding biosynthetic-type acetolactate synthase large subunit, which produces METQTIAPEISEIAEPSATVPTVEVSGSVALLEALIVEGVDTIFGYPGGAIMPIYDALFDYKEKLNHILVRHEQGGIHAGQGYARTSGKVGVVFATSGPGATNLVTGLADAQIDSTPLVCITGQVFAHLLGTDAFQETDVINITTPVTKWNYQVTDANEIPEVIAKAFYIARSGRPGPVLIDITKNAQIQKFEFKGYTPCNHIRSYRPKPIVRPEYIQQAAELINSAKKPFILFGQGVILGNAEQEFKAFVEKSGIPAAWTVLGAGAIPSDHPLNVGMLGMHGNYGPNVLTNDCDVLIAIGMRFDDRVTGRLDKYAKQAKVVHLDIDPAEIDKNVKSTVPVWGDCKETLPLLTALIQSNDHSAWVQKFAEYTRQEVEAVIEKELNPGTGEMTMGEVIKQLNELTKGEAVIVTDVGQHQMVACRYAQLNKTRSNVTSGGLGTMGFALPAAIGAKFGAQERTVVAVIGDGGFQMTLQEMGTIMQSGIDVKILILNNRFLGMVRQWQELFNERRYSFVDIQSPDFVMVAKGYGIDGKCISERADLQGALKEMLDHKGSYLLEVMVTKENNVFPMVPQGCSVSEIRLK; this is translated from the coding sequence ATGGAAACACAAACGATCGCACCCGAGATAAGTGAAATAGCAGAACCGTCTGCGACAGTACCAACTGTAGAAGTTTCAGGATCGGTAGCTTTACTGGAAGCGCTGATAGTTGAAGGTGTGGATACCATTTTTGGCTACCCCGGCGGTGCCATAATGCCTATATACGATGCCTTGTTCGATTACAAGGAAAAACTGAACCACATACTTGTACGCCACGAACAGGGCGGCATCCACGCCGGCCAGGGCTACGCCCGCACATCGGGCAAAGTGGGTGTGGTATTTGCTACCAGCGGTCCCGGCGCTACCAATTTGGTTACCGGTTTGGCCGATGCGCAGATAGATAGCACCCCATTGGTTTGTATCACCGGCCAGGTGTTTGCCCACCTGTTGGGTACCGATGCCTTCCAAGAGACAGACGTAATTAACATCACTACCCCGGTAACCAAATGGAACTACCAGGTAACCGACGCTAACGAGATACCCGAAGTTATTGCCAAGGCATTTTACATTGCCCGCAGCGGTCGCCCGGGACCAGTACTGATCGATATTACCAAAAACGCGCAGATACAGAAATTTGAGTTTAAAGGCTATACCCCCTGCAACCATATCCGCAGCTACAGGCCAAAACCAATTGTAAGGCCCGAGTATATTCAACAGGCAGCCGAACTGATCAACAGCGCTAAAAAACCTTTCATCCTGTTTGGTCAGGGTGTGATACTGGGCAATGCCGAGCAGGAGTTTAAAGCTTTTGTTGAGAAAAGCGGTATCCCAGCGGCATGGACCGTTTTGGGTGCAGGCGCTATCCCAAGCGACCATCCGCTGAACGTTGGTATGCTGGGTATGCACGGTAACTACGGCCCTAACGTTTTAACTAACGATTGCGATGTGCTGATTGCCATCGGGATGCGTTTTGACGACCGTGTTACCGGTCGCCTTGATAAATACGCCAAGCAGGCTAAGGTGGTGCATTTAGACATCGACCCGGCCGAGATAGATAAGAACGTAAAATCGACCGTACCCGTTTGGGGCGATTGCAAAGAGACCCTGCCCCTGTTGACCGCGCTTATCCAAAGCAACGATCACTCGGCATGGGTGCAAAAATTTGCCGAATATACCCGCCAGGAAGTGGAAGCCGTAATTGAAAAAGAACTGAATCCAGGCACCGGCGAAATGACCATGGGCGAGGTGATCAAACAACTGAACGAGCTTACCAAAGGCGAAGCGGTAATTGTTACCGACGTGGGCCAGCACCAAATGGTGGCCTGCCGTTACGCGCAGCTAAACAAAACCCGCAGCAACGTTACCAGTGGTGGCTTAGGTACCATGGGCTTTGCCCTTCCTGCCGCCATAGGTGCAAAATTTGGTGCGCAGGAGCGTACCGTGGTTGCCGTAATTGGCGATGGCGGTTTCCAGATGACCCTGCAGGAAATGGGTACCATTATGCAATCGGGCATTGATGTGAAGATATTGATCCTGAATAACCGTTTCCTGGGTATGGTACGTCAGTGGCAGGAGTTGTTTAACGAACGCCGTTACTCGTTCGTGGATATCCAAAGCCCCGATTTTGTGATGGTGGCCAAAGGTTACGGTATCGATGGTAAATGCATCTCGGAACGTGCCGACCTGCAAGGCGCACTGAAAGAGATGCTGGACCACAAAGGATCATATCTGCTGGAAGTAATGGTGACCAAAGAGAATAATGTATTCCCGATGGTGCCGCAAGGTTGCAGTGTAAGCGAGATAAGGTTGAAGTAA
- the ilvD gene encoding dihydroxy-acid dehydratase, whose protein sequence is MATELNKYSKTLTQDPTQPAAQAMLYGIGLTDDDMKKAQVGIASMGYDGNTCNMHLNDLAAIVKKGVWAEDLVGLIFHTIGVSDGMSNGTEGMRYSLVSRDVIADSIEAVVGAQYYDGIIALPGCDKNMPGSLIAMGRLNRPSIMVYGGTIKPGHWKGEDLNIVSAFEALGKKIAGTISPEDFMGVVKNACPSAGACGGIYTANTMAAAIEALGMSLPYSSSNPALSQEKQDECLAAGKAIKILLEKDIKPSDIMTRAAFENAIVTIMVMGGSTNAVLHLIAMARSIGVPLTQDDFQTVSNRIPVLADMKPSGKYMMEDLHKVGGVPAVMKYLLKLGWLDGSCLTVTGKTLAENLADIPAIDFDTQKVIFPAEQPIKATGHLQILYGNLATGGSVAKISGKEGERFEGPARVFDGEFELIDGIMSGRVKAGDVVVIRNVGPVGAPGMPEMLKPTSAIFGAGLGSSVALITDGRFSGGTHGFVVGHITPEAYRGGNIGLVKDEDRIEIDATKNIINLKISDEEMAARRAAYQQPALRVTKGLLYRYAKTVASAADGCVTDEME, encoded by the coding sequence ATGGCTACTGAACTGAATAAATACAGCAAGACACTAACGCAAGACCCAACCCAGCCGGCCGCGCAGGCCATGTTATACGGCATTGGCTTAACCGATGACGACATGAAAAAAGCGCAGGTGGGCATTGCCAGTATGGGCTACGATGGTAATACCTGTAACATGCACCTTAACGATTTGGCCGCCATTGTGAAAAAAGGCGTTTGGGCCGAAGACCTGGTAGGCCTGATCTTCCATACCATAGGTGTGAGCGATGGCATGAGCAACGGTACCGAAGGTATGCGCTACTCGCTGGTTAGCCGCGATGTAATTGCCGATTCGATAGAGGCGGTTGTGGGTGCACAATATTACGACGGCATCATCGCCCTACCCGGTTGCGATAAAAATATGCCCGGCTCGCTGATAGCCATGGGCCGATTGAACCGTCCATCTATTATGGTATATGGCGGTACCATTAAACCCGGCCATTGGAAAGGCGAAGACCTGAACATCGTTTCGGCTTTTGAGGCCCTGGGTAAAAAGATAGCCGGTACCATCAGTCCGGAGGATTTTATGGGCGTGGTGAAGAACGCCTGCCCAAGCGCGGGTGCCTGCGGAGGTATTTACACGGCCAATACCATGGCTGCCGCTATCGAAGCTTTGGGTATGAGTTTGCCGTACTCGTCATCTAACCCGGCATTAAGCCAGGAAAAACAGGACGAATGTTTAGCGGCAGGCAAAGCCATTAAGATATTATTAGAGAAAGACATCAAGCCGTCGGATATCATGACCCGCGCGGCTTTCGAGAACGCTATTGTTACTATTATGGTAATGGGCGGATCTACCAATGCCGTACTGCACCTGATAGCCATGGCCCGCAGCATAGGCGTACCATTAACGCAGGACGATTTCCAGACCGTAAGTAACCGTATCCCGGTACTGGCCGATATGAAGCCAAGCGGCAAATACATGATGGAAGACCTGCACAAGGTTGGCGGTGTACCAGCCGTAATGAAATACCTGCTTAAACTGGGCTGGTTAGATGGCAGCTGCTTAACCGTTACCGGTAAAACACTGGCCGAGAACCTGGCCGATATCCCAGCGATCGATTTTGATACCCAGAAAGTAATATTCCCGGCAGAGCAGCCGATAAAAGCCACCGGCCACCTGCAAATCCTTTACGGAAACCTGGCCACCGGCGGCAGCGTAGCCAAAATAAGCGGTAAAGAGGGCGAGCGTTTTGAAGGCCCTGCCCGCGTATTCGACGGTGAATTTGAACTGATAGATGGTATTATGAGCGGCCGAGTCAAAGCCGGTGATGTGGTAGTGATCCGCAATGTGGGTCCCGTAGGCGCACCGGGTATGCCCGAAATGCTGAAACCAACATCGGCCATATTTGGCGCTGGTTTAGGCAGTTCGGTAGCACTGATCACCGATGGTCGCTTTAGCGGTGGCACCCACGGTTTTGTGGTAGGCCATATCACCCCCGAAGCATATCGCGGTGGTAACATAGGCCTGGTAAAAGATGAGGACCGTATAGAGATAGATGCGACAAAAAACATCATTAACCTTAAAATTAGCGACGAGGAAATGGCCGCCCGCAGGGCAGCTTATCAGCAACCGGCGCTAAGGGTTACCAAAGGCTTGCTGTACCGCTATGCTAAAACTGTCGCTTCGGCCGCGGATGGCTGTGTGACGGATGAGATGGAGTAG
- a CDS encoding NifU family protein, whose amino-acid sequence MNINVYTESTPNPATMKFIVNKLLINGSVDYATKESAEKSPFAKELYKFSFVNGVFFASNFVTVTKTEGTEWADIEAIIKEFVKGAVEAELKVQAEESTEEVTFEGTESEIKIQQILHDYVRPAVEQDGGAISYKSFNEGVVTVELRGSCSGCPSSTITLKAGIENLLKRMVPEVTEVVSEAM is encoded by the coding sequence ATGAATATCAACGTATATACCGAAAGCACCCCGAACCCGGCAACTATGAAGTTTATAGTAAACAAGTTGCTGATAAACGGCAGTGTTGACTATGCTACAAAGGAAAGCGCCGAAAAATCGCCTTTTGCTAAGGAGCTGTACAAATTCTCGTTTGTTAACGGGGTGTTCTTCGCCAGCAACTTTGTAACCGTTACCAAAACCGAGGGTACCGAGTGGGCCGATATCGAAGCCATTATTAAAGAGTTTGTTAAAGGCGCGGTTGAGGCCGAACTGAAGGTGCAAGCTGAAGAGAGCACAGAAGAAGTAACCTTTGAAGGTACCGAGTCGGAAATTAAAATTCAGCAAATCCTCCATGATTACGTGCGCCCGGCTGTAGAACAGGATGGCGGCGCTATCAGCTATAAATCATTTAACGAAGGTGTGGTTACTGTAGAACTGCGTGGCTCATGCAGTGGTTGCCCATCATCAACCATCACCCTTAAAGCCGGTATCGAGAACCTGTTGAAACGCATGGTGCCAGAGGTTACCGAAGTGGTGAGCGAAGCGATGTAA
- the purB gene encoding adenylosuccinate lyase, with the protein MTLTPLMAISPVDGRYHNATAELSGYFSEYALIKYRVFVEIEYFIALYTHPLPQLQGFDKTLQQKLQDIYKNFTAEDAESIKLIEKTTNHDVKAVEYFIKKKFDELGLEQYKEFIHFGLTSQDINNTAIPYSFKMALEDIYYPAITNLISALKQRAEEWKNVPMLAHTHGQPASPTRLGKEVQVFIERLEKQLAQLKQVPLSAKFGGATGNFNAHHIAYPQIDWQAFGNQFVNEQLGLSRSQYTTQIEHYDNFAAQCDALKRINNILIDLDRDVWTYISMNYFKQQIKAGEVGSSAMPHKVNPIDFENSEGNLGMANAMFEHLAAKLPISRLQRDLTDSTVLRNIGVPVAHTLIAIKSTMRGLNKLLLNEAAINAHLEANWAVVAEAIQTILRREGYPNPYEALKELTRINTGVNADTIAGFVDTLNVSDAVKAELKAITPGNYTGV; encoded by the coding sequence ATGACACTTACACCGCTTATGGCCATTTCTCCGGTTGATGGCCGCTACCATAATGCCACTGCCGAACTTTCGGGTTATTTTTCTGAGTACGCGCTGATTAAATACCGGGTGTTTGTGGAGATAGAATATTTTATAGCGTTGTATACCCACCCGCTGCCGCAGTTACAGGGTTTTGATAAAACTTTGCAGCAAAAGTTACAGGACATCTACAAAAACTTCACTGCTGAAGATGCCGAGAGCATCAAACTGATAGAAAAGACCACCAACCACGATGTAAAAGCGGTTGAGTACTTCATCAAGAAGAAATTTGACGAACTGGGCCTGGAGCAATACAAAGAGTTTATCCATTTTGGCCTAACATCGCAGGATATCAACAATACCGCCATCCCCTACAGCTTTAAAATGGCTTTAGAAGATATCTACTACCCGGCCATTACCAACCTGATCAGCGCGCTGAAACAACGTGCTGAAGAATGGAAGAACGTACCGATGCTGGCCCATACCCACGGCCAGCCCGCATCGCCTACCCGTTTGGGTAAAGAGGTGCAGGTATTTATCGAACGTTTGGAGAAGCAATTAGCGCAATTAAAGCAAGTACCGCTTTCGGCCAAATTTGGTGGGGCTACCGGTAATTTCAACGCGCACCATATCGCTTACCCGCAGATCGATTGGCAGGCATTTGGCAACCAGTTCGTGAACGAGCAGTTGGGCTTAAGCCGATCGCAATACACCACCCAGATAGAGCATTACGATAACTTTGCTGCCCAGTGCGACGCGCTGAAACGTATTAACAATATATTGATCGATCTTGACCGCGATGTATGGACTTACATCAGCATGAACTACTTTAAGCAGCAGATAAAAGCGGGCGAAGTAGGCTCGTCGGCCATGCCGCATAAGGTAAACCCGATCGATTTTGAGAACTCGGAAGGCAATCTGGGCATGGCCAACGCCATGTTCGAGCACCTGGCCGCCAAGCTGCCTATATCACGCCTGCAACGCGATTTGACCGACAGCACTGTGCTGCGCAATATAGGTGTGCCGGTAGCACATACGCTGATCGCGATAAAATCTACGATGCGCGGTTTAAATAAACTACTGCTGAACGAGGCTGCCATCAACGCCCACCTGGAAGCCAACTGGGCCGTAGTTGCCGAAGCGATACAAACCATCCTGCGCCGCGAAGGTTACCCTAACCCCTACGAAGCCCTGAAAGAGTTGACCCGCATTAATACAGGTGTAAATGCCGATACAATAGCCGGCTTTGTGGACACACTGAATGTTAGCGATGCGGTTAAGGCGGAGTTGAAGGCGATTACGCCGGGGAATTACACGGGGGTGTAA
- a CDS encoding TetR/AcrR family transcriptional regulator, protein MSQKERILAGSLELFYRAGIKSVTMDDIAKHLAVSKKTIYQFFTDKNELVIALVKQKMEEDEQQMKTSMAAASNVIEQLIDMMQCSEEIFSRANPILMYDMQKYHPGAWDEFQKFKNGVIISTLEQLLREGKEQGYIRPEIDERAIARMRVNQVEMGFNTSIFPLSEFSPWKLQQQFLEHFNYGICTLEGYKLLEKYKNLKKQD, encoded by the coding sequence ATGAGTCAAAAAGAAAGAATTTTAGCAGGTAGTTTAGAGCTTTTTTACCGCGCAGGTATCAAGAGCGTTACCATGGACGATATAGCCAAACACCTGGCCGTATCTAAAAAAACCATCTACCAGTTCTTCACCGATAAAAATGAGTTGGTGATAGCCCTGGTGAAGCAAAAAATGGAAGAGGATGAGCAGCAGATGAAGACATCGATGGCCGCGGCATCAAACGTGATCGAACAACTGATCGACATGATGCAGTGTTCGGAAGAGATCTTCTCACGTGCTAACCCCATCCTGATGTACGATATGCAAAAGTACCACCCGGGCGCGTGGGACGAGTTTCAGAAGTTCAAGAACGGCGTGATTATCAGCACCCTGGAACAATTGTTGCGCGAAGGTAAGGAGCAAGGTTACATCCGCCCCGAAATTGATGAGCGGGCCATAGCGCGGATGCGGGTTAACCAGGTTGAAATGGGCTTTAACACCTCCATATTTCCCTTGTCGGAGTTTAGCCCATGGAAGTTGCAGCAGCAGTTTTTAGAACACTTTAATTACGGGATTTGTACACTGGAGGGATACAAACTTTTAGAAAAGTATAAAAATTTAAAAAAACAGGATTAG